Proteins encoded by one window of Prevotella nigrescens:
- a CDS encoding helix-turn-helix domain-containing protein, which produces MKLFVYDLLLHPPHSLKTVLCTLYILIGGASVAFADINTATVHSEMSRMPAKERLVYLRNACDNAIGKDDEKQYDLLKIYIAEAQKQASTVDEMYGLKRLMCYYYNYDKDKQLHKELPDAMNKMIAYGYTDYYYELWSLMIEQHFYTEKIIQALSEAKELFDDAKKRKNGYGLAVANNLLGEIYADMYDGIISLRHFAIAVEYAKKLKHNNRLLILIYSNYTDALYNERQYSQMLKVAQEWEEKLKEHAEKIKKEGKSLSPLTPWYAYCYLAIADAQMQMGNYDAANSYLQKVASTINSQTIRVKSAYYHSISQFWACKKDYEKALEYSNMCLKISASIKDAMGMNSLLIDHAYILNSAGRYKEASQLYSSLMEKRDSLEENYMRNQLNEMSVNYQLENERANRNQANMNLAISLSALLISILIGVLYYIYTRKLRQRERIMFKTVQRFKLTERLNLASLETLSEEKLTMEERLFIETCQMMDRDKPYRDPDFNRDLMATLLNTNRTYLGSAIRKYADGLTISEFITRYRLRYAAALLVGRPDMNINDTGLMAGFNSRSTYNRLFRNFFGVSPTSFRDIRVQSADERSSEADDV; this is translated from the coding sequence ATGAAACTGTTTGTATATGATTTATTACTTCACCCTCCCCATTCCTTAAAAACTGTTTTATGCACACTCTATATCCTTATAGGAGGAGCTTCCGTTGCGTTTGCTGATATAAATACTGCCACTGTTCATAGTGAAATGTCGCGAATGCCGGCAAAGGAACGGTTGGTTTATCTGCGCAATGCTTGCGACAATGCCATTGGAAAAGACGATGAAAAACAATACGATCTATTGAAGATTTATATTGCAGAGGCACAAAAACAGGCTTCAACAGTCGATGAAATGTATGGATTGAAGCGTTTGATGTGCTACTATTATAATTATGACAAAGACAAACAGCTGCACAAGGAATTGCCAGACGCCATGAATAAAATGATAGCTTACGGCTATACAGACTACTATTATGAATTGTGGTCGCTCATGATAGAGCAGCATTTTTATACAGAGAAAATCATTCAGGCACTTTCAGAGGCTAAAGAATTGTTTGACGATGCTAAAAAACGGAAAAACGGATATGGGCTTGCTGTGGCAAACAACCTATTGGGAGAAATCTATGCAGACATGTACGACGGTATTATATCGCTGCGACACTTTGCCATTGCCGTTGAATATGCCAAGAAACTGAAACATAACAACCGCTTGCTCATACTGATTTATTCTAATTATACTGATGCTCTTTATAATGAAAGGCAATATTCACAGATGCTCAAAGTTGCGCAGGAATGGGAGGAAAAGCTAAAGGAGCATGCCGAAAAGATAAAGAAAGAGGGCAAATCTTTATCGCCCTTGACACCGTGGTATGCTTATTGCTATCTTGCAATAGCCGATGCGCAGATGCAAATGGGTAACTATGATGCAGCCAATAGCTATCTACAGAAAGTAGCTTCTACTATAAACTCTCAGACCATAAGGGTAAAATCTGCCTATTATCATAGCATATCACAGTTTTGGGCGTGTAAGAAAGACTATGAAAAAGCTTTGGAATACAGCAATATGTGCTTGAAAATAAGTGCCTCTATCAAAGATGCTATGGGTATGAACAGTTTGCTTATCGACCATGCCTACATCTTAAACAGTGCCGGGCGATACAAAGAAGCATCGCAGCTATACAGCAGCTTGATGGAAAAACGCGATAGTCTGGAAGAAAATTATATGCGTAACCAACTCAACGAAATGAGCGTGAACTACCAATTAGAGAACGAACGGGCAAACAGAAATCAGGCTAACATGAACTTAGCCATATCCTTGAGTGCGTTACTGATATCAATATTGATAGGTGTGCTTTATTATATTTATACACGAAAGCTGAGACAACGAGAAAGAATAATGTTCAAAACTGTGCAACGCTTTAAACTGACAGAACGCTTGAACCTTGCCTCGTTGGAAACTTTGTCCGAAGAAAAGCTGACGATGGAAGAACGATTGTTTATAGAGACTTGCCAAATGATGGATAGGGACAAGCCTTATCGCGACCCCGACTTCAATCGGGACCTGATGGCTACGCTGTTAAATACAAACCGGACTTACTTAGGGAGCGCCATCAGAAAGTATGCCGACGGACTCACCATATCGGAATTCATTACACGCTATCGTCTACGCTATGCAGCTGCATTGTTGGTAGGACGACCCGATATGAACATTAACGACACAGGATTGATGGCTGGTTTTAACTCACGAAGCACCTACAACCGCCTTTTCCGCAACTTTTTCGGTGTGTCGCCCACCTCATTCCGTGATATTAGAGTACAATCTGCTGATGAACGAAGTTCCGAAGCAGACGATGTGTAG
- a CDS encoding helix-turn-helix domain-containing protein, producing the protein MATENLMQSILNASWGIYLVFVFIFIFMKIPKRKVFAPYRRSRGFMVVAFFFLFSQIFFEWKLPKNTLSAEVLSAIDIPFFYIELIFLCLAFFHLLDHSFGTYKRVLLDLLSWCIVCATCLGALIVENHTVQILLVFAGSFMLIFFTLICVFRLMRMYKAVRIQLENYYTEPMYNFVLWIRRSIMFIVLFGIVSVIMLFAPYLFKLVYFVAATTMNVYIAESFMNYSFVFETVERSFNLSFNQQILLKSSQIHNSSDSKTDILTDTQKGLMHIWLSNEEYCNLELTIESVAREIKTNRSYLSKYINETYNSNFSSWINSLRIRKAKQIMLSETTLTIEEIAYKVGFSSSSYFIQIFLRLEGTTPLRWLNARRKV; encoded by the coding sequence ATGGCAACAGAAAACTTAATGCAAAGTATCTTAAATGCTTCGTGGGGCATCTATCTTGTGTTTGTCTTCATCTTTATATTTATGAAAATTCCGAAACGTAAAGTTTTTGCTCCCTATCGGCGTTCGCGTGGATTTATGGTTGTGGCTTTTTTCTTTCTCTTTTCGCAAATTTTCTTTGAGTGGAAACTGCCTAAAAATACACTTTCGGCAGAAGTTCTTTCTGCCATTGACATACCTTTCTTCTATATAGAGCTTATTTTTTTGTGTTTAGCTTTCTTTCATCTGCTTGATCATTCTTTCGGAACCTACAAGCGTGTACTGTTAGATTTGTTATCGTGGTGTATAGTATGTGCCACTTGTTTGGGGGCACTTATTGTTGAAAACCATACAGTTCAAATCTTATTGGTTTTTGCGGGGAGCTTTATGCTCATTTTTTTTACTCTTATTTGTGTTTTCCGCTTAATGAGAATGTATAAGGCTGTGCGTATTCAACTTGAAAATTACTATACCGAACCAATGTATAACTTCGTGCTTTGGATACGCAGAAGCATTATGTTCATCGTTCTTTTCGGAATTGTCAGTGTTATTATGCTCTTTGCCCCTTACCTTTTTAAGTTGGTTTATTTTGTGGCGGCAACCACTATGAATGTCTATATTGCCGAGTCGTTTATGAACTATTCGTTCGTGTTTGAAACGGTAGAACGTTCGTTTAATTTGAGTTTCAACCAACAAATCTTATTAAAAAGCTCTCAAATTCATAACTCAAGCGACAGCAAGACAGATATTTTAACCGACACCCAAAAGGGTTTAATGCACATTTGGCTTTCCAATGAGGAATACTGCAATCTGGAATTGACCATCGAATCGGTAGCTCGTGAAATAAAAACCAATCGCAGCTATTTATCGAAATATATTAATGAGACTTACAATTCCAACTTCAGCAGCTGGATAAACAGCTTGCGTATTCGTAAAGCCAAGCAAATTATGCTATCCGAAACAACACTTACTATTGAAGAGATTGCCTATAAAGTAGGTTTTTCATCAAGTAGTTACTTCATTCAAATTTTCTTACGATTAGAAGGAACTACCCCTTTGCGTTGGCTTAATGCACGAAGAAAGGTTTAA
- a CDS encoding UDP-N-acetylmuramoyl-tripeptide--D-alanyl-D-alanine ligase, with product MDSKELYKLYEQHPVITTDSRNCPEGSIFIALKGASFDGNKFAKAALEKGCSYAIIDEKEYAETGNDRIILVDDALIAYKEIARAHRRTFQIPVIGITGTNGKTTSKELISAVLAEKFNVLHTEGNFNNDVGVPKTLLRLRPEHEIAVIEMGASHRGDITKLVEYVEPTCGLITNVGRAHLQGFGSFEGVKQTKGELYDYLKAHNCLLFLNESNADLAEMAAQRDFERVVSYGQDETANIQGEVVDCAPFLRFRWHEAGGEWKEVLTHLVGTYNLDNMLAAIAIGLHFGIAPQQICHALENYIPSNNRSQLTETPNNKLVVDAYNANPSSMAAAIENFRLMAVDNKMAILGDMRELGEATAEEHQKVVDLLAAAGITNVWLVGEDFGKTVTTFKKFKDVEEVKAEIARCQPKNHYILIKGSNGTKLYELPELL from the coding sequence ATGGACAGCAAGGAATTGTACAAACTATACGAACAGCACCCTGTTATAACAACCGACAGTCGCAATTGCCCAGAGGGCAGCATATTCATTGCACTGAAAGGAGCTTCGTTCGATGGTAATAAATTTGCAAAAGCAGCATTGGAAAAAGGTTGCAGCTATGCCATTATCGACGAAAAAGAGTATGCCGAAACGGGAAACGACCGCATTATACTCGTAGACGACGCTCTTATAGCCTACAAGGAAATAGCAAGAGCACACCGCCGCACGTTCCAAATACCTGTAATAGGTATTACGGGCACAAACGGAAAAACCACTTCAAAAGAACTAATATCGGCAGTGCTGGCAGAGAAATTCAATGTTTTGCATACCGAAGGCAACTTCAACAACGATGTGGGAGTACCTAAAACCTTGCTGCGTCTGCGTCCCGAACACGAAATTGCCGTAATAGAAATGGGAGCATCGCACAGAGGCGACATCACGAAACTGGTCGAATATGTAGAACCTACCTGCGGACTGATTACCAATGTGGGGCGTGCGCACCTGCAAGGATTTGGCAGCTTTGAAGGCGTAAAGCAAACCAAAGGCGAACTGTACGACTACCTGAAGGCACACAACTGCCTGCTCTTCCTGAACGAAAGCAATGCAGACTTAGCAGAAATGGCTGCGCAACGCGATTTTGAACGTGTGGTATCGTATGGTCAGGACGAAACGGCGAATATACAAGGTGAGGTGGTAGACTGTGCGCCTTTCCTGCGTTTCCGTTGGCACGAAGCAGGGGGCGAATGGAAAGAAGTGCTGACCCACCTTGTCGGTACATACAATTTAGACAATATGCTGGCTGCCATTGCCATCGGTTTGCACTTTGGTATTGCGCCACAGCAAATTTGCCACGCATTGGAAAACTATATACCGAGCAACAATCGTTCGCAACTCACCGAAACGCCGAACAACAAGCTCGTTGTAGATGCTTACAATGCCAATCCTTCGAGTATGGCAGCAGCCATAGAGAATTTCCGTTTGATGGCGGTAGACAACAAGATGGCGATACTGGGCGATATGCGCGAGCTGGGCGAAGCAACCGCCGAGGAGCACCAAAAGGTGGTAGACTTACTCGCGGCAGCAGGCATTACGAACGTTTGGCTTGTGGGCGAGGACTTCGGAAAAACCGTTACGACCTTTAAAAAGTTCAAGGACGTTGAGGAAGTAAAAGCGGAAATAGCCCGCTGTCAGCCTAAAAATCACTACATATTAATAAAAGGTAGCAACGGCACAAAACTATACGAACTGCCCGAATTGTTGTAG
- a CDS encoding histidine phosphatase family protein produces MKKYFILLCTMAFLSSLHITAQSFRKEIYARPELSANNYLAYPTPSGKLTLPPTGYVPVYISHYGRHGSRYLIHDYQYLRPLQALEKADSAGVLTNKGKETIAKIRRMYAEAYNRWGELTPLGAEQHRQIARRMYERFPSVFKDSVWVDAKSTVVIRCILSMENELQELLRHNSCLKVRCDASAHDMYYMNLSDKKLMLKKETKEVKKAQNDWDKQHLNFRPLMSRLFTDSSYVDKNINAEQFVHDLFSLAGIVQDSEIRHSLSLYDIFTPDELYNLWQRSNVWWYLHYAGAPQNGGNQPFSQRNLLHKIITEADSCLSLMHPGATLRFGHDTMIMPLACLLNLNNYNIQTSDLDSLETKGWNSAYIFPMAANIQFIFYKNSKKPNADVLVKALLNEEEVTMPLPKTSTPYYYKWKDFKTFYLKLLNSYKASNN; encoded by the coding sequence ATGAAGAAATATTTTATTTTGTTGTGTACAATGGCATTTTTGTCATCGTTACACATAACGGCACAATCATTTAGAAAGGAAATTTACGCAAGACCAGAACTGTCGGCAAACAATTATCTCGCTTATCCTACGCCTTCGGGTAAGCTTACGCTGCCACCAACCGGCTACGTCCCTGTTTATATTTCTCATTACGGAAGGCACGGATCGCGTTATCTCATTCACGATTATCAGTACTTACGACCTTTACAAGCACTTGAGAAAGCCGATTCGGCAGGTGTTCTTACCAATAAAGGCAAAGAAACAATAGCCAAAATACGCCGTATGTATGCCGAAGCTTATAACAGATGGGGAGAACTTACACCTTTAGGGGCTGAACAACATAGACAAATAGCACGAAGAATGTACGAGCGCTTTCCTTCTGTTTTCAAAGATTCTGTGTGGGTAGATGCTAAATCTACGGTTGTTATCCGTTGTATTTTGTCGATGGAAAACGAACTTCAGGAACTTCTTCGGCACAATTCCTGCTTAAAAGTACGCTGCGATGCCAGTGCTCACGATATGTATTACATGAATCTTTCGGATAAAAAGCTGATGCTGAAAAAAGAAACCAAAGAAGTGAAAAAGGCACAAAACGATTGGGATAAACAACATTTAAACTTCCGTCCATTAATGTCGCGGCTTTTTACAGATAGCAGTTATGTGGATAAAAATATAAACGCTGAACAATTTGTGCACGATTTATTTAGTCTTGCTGGTATTGTTCAGGATTCTGAAATACGCCATTCGCTGTCGCTATACGATATTTTTACACCTGACGAACTATATAATCTTTGGCAACGGTCTAATGTTTGGTGGTATTTACATTATGCCGGTGCTCCACAAAATGGAGGAAACCAACCTTTTTCTCAGCGGAATTTGCTACACAAAATAATAACTGAAGCCGATTCATGCTTATCGCTCATGCATCCAGGAGCAACTCTTCGCTTTGGACATGATACAATGATTATGCCTTTGGCTTGTTTGTTAAACCTTAACAATTACAATATACAGACATCTGACTTAGATAGTCTTGAAACGAAAGGTTGGAACAGTGCGTACATATTTCCAATGGCAGCTAACATTCAGTTCATTTTTTATAAGAATTCAAAGAAACCGAATGCAGATGTTCTTGTAAAGGCATTGCTAAACGAGGAAGAGGTAACAATGCCATTGCCCAAAACTTCTACACCTTATTATTATAAATGGAAAGACTTTAAAACATTCTATTTGAAACTGCTCAATAGCTATAAAGCGTCAAACAACTGA